The following are encoded in a window of Betaproteobacteria bacterium genomic DNA:
- a CDS encoding GNAT family N-acetyltransferase: MLLRESGLHKSFRQRLSLKFASSLAEVREAQRLRHKVFVEEMHARLPSRESGIDCDAFDPYCEHLLVRDTATNEVVGTYRVLSSAQAKRIGGLYSDAEFDLVRLAHLRDRMVEVGRSCVHADYRNGGTIALLWSGLGDYMIERGYDYLIGCASISMADGGHVAASVYNRIKQTHLSPVEYRVFPRCPLPLEALNGTLAAPTPPLIKGYLRLGAYVCGAPAWDPDFNTADLLILLPLSRLTPRYRKHFLKE; encoded by the coding sequence ATGCTCCTCAGGGAGAGCGGACTCCACAAGAGCTTCCGCCAACGCCTCTCACTCAAGTTCGCCTCCTCGTTGGCCGAGGTGCGCGAAGCACAGCGTCTCCGTCACAAGGTGTTCGTGGAGGAGATGCATGCGCGTCTGCCATCGCGCGAGTCCGGCATCGACTGCGATGCGTTCGATCCGTATTGCGAGCATTTGCTCGTTCGCGATACCGCAACGAACGAAGTGGTGGGCACCTATCGCGTGCTGTCCAGCGCCCAGGCGAAACGCATCGGCGGCCTGTATTCCGACGCGGAGTTCGATCTCGTCCGGCTCGCCCACTTGCGTGATCGCATGGTCGAAGTGGGGCGCTCCTGCGTGCACGCAGACTACCGCAACGGCGGCACCATCGCGCTCTTGTGGTCAGGGCTCGGCGACTACATGATCGAGCGCGGCTATGATTACCTCATCGGCTGTGCGAGCATCAGCATGGCCGATGGCGGTCATGTCGCGGCGAGCGTCTACAACCGCATCAAGCAGACGCACCTGAGCCCGGTCGAGTACCGCGTCTTCCCGCGCTGTCCGCTGCCCCTGGAGGCACTGAACGGCACGCTCGCAGCGCCAACGCCGCCGCTCATCAAGGGCTATCTCCGGCTGGGCGCCTACGTGTGCGGCGCACCGGCGTGGGATCCCGATTTCAACACGGCCGATCTCTTGATCCTGCTGCCCCTGTCCCGGCTCACACCGCGCTACCGCAAGCACTTTCTGAAGGAATGA